A single Diceros bicornis minor isolate mBicDic1 chromosome 7, mDicBic1.mat.cur, whole genome shotgun sequence DNA region contains:
- the LGR4 gene encoding leucine-rich repeat-containing G-protein coupled receptor 4 isoform X2, which produces MNNITQLPEDAFKNFPFLEELRLAGNDLSFIHPKALSGLKELKVLTLQNNQLKTVPSEAIRGLSALQSLRLDANHITSVPEDSFEGLAQLRHLWLDDNSLTEVPVRPLSNLPTLQALTLALNRISSIPDFAFTNLSSLVVLHLHNNKIKSLGQHCFDGLDNLETLDLNYNNLGEFPQAIKALPSLKELLFHSNSISVIPDGAFDGNPLLRTIHLYDNPLSFVGNSAFHNLSDLHSLVIRGASMVQQFPNLTGTVHLESLTLTGTKISSISSNLCQEQKMLRTLDLSYNNIKDLPSFNGCYALEEISLQRNQIHQIKEGTFQGLISLRILDLSRNLIHEIHNRAFAKLGSITNLDVSFNELTSFPTEGLHGLNQLKLVGNVKLREALAAKDFVNLRSLSVPYAYQCCAFWGCDSYTHSNPEGNSLRDHSGAENKGPADAAGVTSSAENEEHSQIIIHCTPSTGAFKPCEYLLGSWMIRLTVWFIFLVALFFNLLVILTTFASCTSLPSSKLFIGLISVSNFFMGAYTGILTFLDAVSWGRFAEFGIWWEIGSGCKIAGFLAVFSSESAIFLLMLAAVERSLSAKDRMKNGKSDHLRQFRIAALFAFLGAVVAGCFPLFHRGEYSASPLCLPFPTGETPSLGFTVTLVLLNSLAFLLMAIIYTKLYCNLEKEDLSENSHSSTIKHVAWLIFTNCIFFCPVAFFSFAPLITAVSISPEIMKSVTLIFFPLPACLNPVLYVFFNPKFKEDWKLLKRHVTRKSGSVSVSISSQAGCVEQDFYYDCGVYSHLQGNLTVCDCCESFLLTKPVSCKHLIKSHSCPALAVGSCQRPDGYWSDCGTQSAHSDYADEEDSFVSDSSDQVQACGRACFYQSRGFPLVRYAYNLPRGKD; this is translated from the exons GCGTTTAGATGCCAACCACATCACCTCTGTCCCCGAGGACAGCTTCGAGGGGCTCGCTCAGTTACGACATCTGTGGCTGGATGACAACAGCCTGACAGAGGTGCCCGTGCGTCCCCTCAGTAATCTACCGACTCTGCAGGCGCTCACCTTGGCTCTCAACAGGATCTCAAGCATCCCTGACTTTGCGTTTACCAACCTCTCAAGCCTGGTGGTTCT GCATCTtcataacaataaaattaaaagtctgGGTCAACACTGTTTTGATGGACTGGATAACCTGGAGACCTT GGACTTGAATTATAATAACTTGGGGGAATTTCCTCAGGCTATTAAAGCCCTTCCTAGCCTAAAAGAGCT GTTATTTCATAGTAATTCTATTTCTGTTATCCCCGATGGAGCATTTGATGGTAATCCACTCTTAAGAACTAT ACATTTGTATGATAATCCTCTATCTTTTGTGGGGAACTCAGCATTTCACAATTTATCTGATCTGCATTCCTT AGTCATTCGTGGCGCAAGCATGGTGCAGCAGTTCCCCAATCTGACCGGCACCGTCCACCTGGAGAGCCT GACCTTGACAGGCACAAAGATAAGCAGCATATCCAGTAATTTATGCCAAGAGCAGAAGATGCTCAGGACTTT GGACCTGTCTTACAACAATATAAAAGACCTTCCAAGCTTCAATGGTTGCTACGCACTGGAAGAAAT ttctttacaACGTAATCAGATCCACCAAATAAAGGAAGGTACTTTTCAAGGCCTGATATCCCTAAGGATTCT AGATCTGAGTAGAAACCTGATCCATGAGATTCACAACAGAGCTTTTGCCAAGCTTGGGTCAATAACTAACCT agatgtaaGTTTCAATGAGTTGACTTCATTTCCTACGGAGGGCCTGCATGGGCTAAACCAGCTGAAACTGGTAGGCAACGTCAAGCTGAGAGAGGCCTTAGCAGCAAAAGACTTCGTTAATCTCAG GTCTTTATCAGTACCATATGCTTATCAGTGCTGTGCGTTTTGGGGTTGTGACTCTTACACCCATTCAAACCCAGAAGGGAACAGCCTGCGGGACCACAGTGGGGCGGAGAACAAAG GTCCTGCAGACGCAGCAGGTGTCACAAGCAGTGCTGAAAATGAAGAGCACAGTCAAATAATTATCCACTGTACACCCTCAACAG GTGCTTTTAAGCCCTGTGAATATTTACTGGGAAGTTGGATGATCCGTCTTACTGTGTGGTTCATTTTCTTGGTTGCACTGTTTTTCAACCTGCTTGTCATTTTAACGACGTTTGCATCTTGTACATCACTGCCTTCTTCCAAATTGTTCATAGGCCTGATTTCTGTGTCTAACTTCTTCATGGGTGCCTATACCGGCATCTTAACTTTTCTGGATGCTGTGTCCTGGGGCAGGTTTGCTGAATTTGGCATTTGGTGGGAGATTGGCAGTGGCTGCAAAATAGCTGGGTTTCTTGCTGTTTTCTCCTCAGAAAGTGccatatttttattaatgttaGCAGCTGTTGAAAGAAGCTTATCTGCAAAAGATAGAATGAAAAATGGGAAAAGCGATCATCTCAGACAGTTCCGGATTGCTGCCCTTTTTGCCTTTCTGGGTGCTGTAGTAGCAGGCTGTTTCCCACTTTTCCATAGAGGGGAATATTCTGCATCACCCCTGTGCCTACCATTTCCCACAGGAGAAACGCCATCGTTAGGATTCACTGTAACCTTAGTGCTGTTAAACTCACTAGCATTTTTATTAATGGCCATTATCTACACTAAACTTTACTGCAACTTGGAAAAAGAGGACCTTTCAGAGAACTCACATTCTAGCACGATTAAGCATGTTGCTTGGCTAATCTTCACCAATTGCATCTTTTTCTGCCCTGTTGCATTTTTCTCGTTTGCGCCGTTGATCACTGcagtctccatcagccctgaaATAATGAAGTCCGTTACTCTGATATTTTTCCCGTTGCCTGCTTGCCTGAATCCAGTCCTGTACGTTTTCTTCAACCCAAAGTTTAAAGAAGACTGGAAGTTACTGAAGCGACATGTTACCAGGAAGAGTGGATCGGTTTCAGTTTCCATCAGCAGCCAGGCCGGGTGTGTGGAACAGGATTTCTACTACGACTGCGGCGTGTACTCCCACCTGCAGGGGAACCTGACTGTGTGTGATTGCTGCGAGTCATTTCTTTTGACAAAGCCAGTATCATGCAAACACTTAATAAAATCTCACAGCTGTCCTGCGTTGGCAGTGGGTTCTTGCCAAAGACCAGACGGCTACTGGTCGGACTGTGGCACGCAGTCGGCCCACTCTGATTATGCAGATGAAGAAGACTCCTTTGTCTCGGACAGTTCTGACCAGGTGCAGGCCTGCGGACGAGCCTGCTTCTACCAGAGTCGAGGGTTCCCGTTGGTACGCTATGCTTACAATCTACCCAGGGGTAAAGACTGA
- the CCDC34 gene encoding coiled-coil domain-containing protein 34 produces the protein MWAAGRLGAASPGPGAPGPADRRSWSRPSAGSSSVLAAGAGGRGPETGALCPPSPPSCSASTLSLLSPLGHQSFPSDDDGEDEDDVDADARDSGAAAASPRAAEARGCGSTVESEDNQEQKQMRLPESSLTPWEVWFVGKEKEERDRLQQKALEELNQQVEKRKEMEEREKRKIIAEEKHKEWVQKKNEQKRKEKEQKINKEMEEKAAKQLEKEHLQEKAKEKYQEWLKKKKAEECEKKKKEKEKEKQRQAELQEKKEIAEKKFKEWLENAKNKPRPAAKSYGYANGKLTGFYSGNSYPEPAFYNPVPWKPIHMPPPKEAKDLSSKKTPRPVPGQPRRPSSLVVHKARNYLSLGTLCRIQR, from the exons ATGTGGGCGGCGGGCCGGCTGGGGGCGGCTTCGCCCGGACCCGGCGCCCCGGGCCCGGCCGACCGCAGGTCCTGGTCCCGGCCCTCCGCGGGCTCCTCCTCCGTCCTCGCGGCGGGCGCCGGCGGGCGGGGGCCGGAGACGGGGGCGCTGTGCCCGCCGTCGCCGCCGAGCTGCAGCGCGTCCACGCTGTCGCTGTTGTCCCCCCTCGGCCACCAGAGCTTCCCGTCGGACGACGACGGGGAGGACGAGGACGACGTGGACGCGGATGCCCGCGACTCGGGGGCCGCGGCGGCGAGCCCGAGAGCAGCGGAGGCGCGGGGGTGCGGCAG CACGGTTGAATCAGAAGATAACCAAGAACAGAAGCAGATGCGCTTACCGGAAAGCAGCCTGACACCATGGGAAGTGTGGTTTGTtggcaaagaaaaagaagaacgtGACCGTCTGCAGCAGAAAGCTCTAGAG GAATTAAATCAAcaggtagaaaaaagaaaagaaatggaagaacgtgagaaaagaaagataattgcTGAAGAAAAGCACAAGGAATGGGTTCAGAAAAAGAATGAACag aaaagaaaagaaaaagaacaaaaaattaataaagaaatggaagaaaaagcaGCAAAGCAACTGGAGAAAGAACATTTGcaagaaaaagcaaaggaaaaatatcaagaatggttaaagaaaaaaaaagctgaagaatgtgagaagaagaagaaagaaaag gaaaaagaaaaacaacggcAAGCTGaattacaggaaaaaaaggaaatagcagAAAAAAAGTTTAAGGAATGGttggaaaatgcaaaaaataaacctCGTCCAGCTGCGAAGAGCTATGGTTATGCCAATGGAAAACTTACAG gttTTTACAGTGGAAATTCTTATCCAGAACCAGCCTTTTATAATCCAGTTCCGTGGAAACCAATTCATATGCCTCCTCCCAAAGAAGCTAAGGATCTATCCAGCAAGAAGACTCCAAGGCCTGTGCCCGGTCAACCACGCAGGCCATCATCTCTGGTGGTTCATAAAGCCAGAAACTATCTTAGCCTTGGGACTCTGTGCAGAATACAAAGATAG